A region from the Palaemon carinicauda isolate YSFRI2023 chromosome 16, ASM3689809v2, whole genome shotgun sequence genome encodes:
- the LOC137655584 gene encoding uncharacterized protein, translating into MGDMRRVLRDRKVPVKLKGMVYKTAVRQAMLYGIETLPVKRTDESRLNVEDRMLPWMGGVTKEERVRNEYIRGSIYREVKEEKGLISIEDCFNIEIRALGQYRKTSKDSNNGG; encoded by the exons ATGGGAGATATGCGTCGAGTATTGCGTGACAGGAAAGTCCCAGTTAAACTCAAGGGAATGGTATATAAAACTGCCGTGAGACAAGCAATGTTGTATGGTATAGAAACTCTCCCAGTCAAGAGGACAGATGAAAGTAGATTGAATGTGGAAGATAGGATGTTGCCATGGATGGGTGGAGTGACGAAGGAGGAGAGAGTGAGGAATGAATATATCAGAG gctctatataccgtgaagtgaaggaggaaaaaggACTTATCAGTATAGAAGATTGTTTCAACATCGAAATTAGAGCACTAGGACAGTACCGTAAGACCAGTAAAGATTCCAATAAtggaggatga